The Struthio camelus isolate bStrCam1 chromosome 5, bStrCam1.hap1, whole genome shotgun sequence genome has a segment encoding these proteins:
- the LOC104149121 gene encoding olfactory receptor 5AR1-like, protein MAQGNHSEVMEFILLGFTNLPGLLFVVFLLIYVTTLVGNLGMIILIGTDSQLHVPMYLLLSNLSFLDICYSSSVTPKLLSGLLAERNTISFNGCITQFYFYAVFGTTEAIFLAVMAYDRYVAICEPLRYLSVMSPRVCVQLVAGSYVAGTLNALVHAGALFQLSFCGPNVVNHFYCEIPPLLLLSCSDTRINEMVMVTSIGFIITTSALAIFVSYACILLAIWNIRSVGGRQKAFSTCTSHLMAVALFYGSAAFLYLYPLSNHSEDQRKTASLFYTVVTPMLNPFIYSLRNKEVKDALRRATKKFLSGVFP, encoded by the coding sequence ATGGCTCAGGGAAACCATTCAGAAGTGATGGAGTTTATTCTCCTGGGTTTCACAAACCTGCCAGGACTGCTCTTTGTGGTCTTTTTACTGATCTATGTCACCACTCTGGTGGGGAACCTAGGTATGATCATACTAATCGGGACCGACTCTCAGCTTCATGTCCCCATGTACTTACTCCTCAGCAACCTGTCTTTCCTGGACATCTGTTATTCTTCATCTGTAACTCCTAAGCTCCTGTCAGGCCTCCTTGCTGAGAGGAATACAATTTCTTTTAACGGCTGCATTACACAGTTCTACTTTTATGCAGTATTTGGCACTACAGAAGCTATCTTTCTGGCTGTCATGGCCTACGATCGCTACGTGGCCATCTGTGAACCCCTGCGCTATTTGTCAGTCATGTCCCCTAGAGTCTGTGTCCAGCTGGTAGCGGGCTCCTACGTTGCTGGGACCCTGAATGCCCTGGTGCACGCTGGCGCGCTCTTCCAACTGTCTTTCTGTGGCCCGAATGTTGTGAATCACTTCTATTGTGAAATCCCTCCGCTCTTGCTACTCTCATGCTCTGACACCCGCATCAATGAGATGGTGATGGTCACGAGTATCGGTTTCATCATAACAACCTCAGCCTTGGCCATCTTTGTCTCTTATGCCTGCATCCTGCTCGCTATCTGGAATATCCGCTCCGTGGGGGGCAGGCagaaagccttctccacctgcaccTCCCACCTCATGGCTGTTGCCCTCTTCTATGGCTCTGCTGCTTTCTTGTATCTATATCCCCTTTCCAATCACTCAGAAgatcaaagaaaaacagcttccCTCTTCTACACTGTGGTGACCCCCATGCTGAACCCtttcatctacagcctgaggaacaaggaggtGAAGGATGCCCTCAGAAGAGCGACGAAGAAGTTCCTCTCTGGAGTGTTTCCGTAG
- the LOC104149110 gene encoding olfactory receptor 5AR1-like isoform X1 — MLTLCFSVSLLSYSNYVMMMDEGNHTLIAEFVLSGFSEQLNVQVILFIVFLIVYMLTLLGNLGMIVLIRMDSRLHTPMYFFLSSLSFLDICYSSSVTPRLLKDLVAKRKVISYSACLTQFYFYATFATTECYLLAAMAYDRYMAICSPLLYTISMSSRVCALLVAGSYIAGIVNATIHTGFAFRLSFCGPNVINHFYCEGPPLYAISCTDPTINEVMMFVVVGFNLLITNLTVLLSYTYILATILRMHSAAGRYKTLSTCASHLTAVTLFYGSAASMYSRPSSRHSQNLDKVISVFYTVLTPMLNPVIYSLRNKEVKGALGRVIDRKHSSER; from the coding sequence aTGCTGACTTTGTGTTTCTCTGTATCTCTGCTTTCATACAGCAACTATGTTATGATGATGGATGAAGGAAATCATACCCTCATTGCTGAATTTGTTCTCTCAGGATTCTCAGAGCAGCTGAATGTCCAGGTCATCCTCTTTATAGTGTTTTTAATCGTCTATATGCTCACTCTGTTAGGGAATCTGGGGATGATTGTGTTAATCCGAATGGATTCCCGGCTTCACACCCCAATGTACTTCTTCCTAAGCAGCTTATCCTTCTTAGACATCTGCTATTCTTCCTCAGTCACGCCCAGATTGCTCAAAGATCTTGTAGCAAAGAGGAAAGTCATTTCTTACTCTGCATGTCTTACACAATTTTATTTCTATGCTACCTTTGCCACCACTGAATGTTACCTCCTGGCTGCTATGGCATATGATCGTTACATGGCTATCTGTAGCCCGTTGCTCTATACAATCTCTATGTCCAGCAGAGTTTGTGCCCTGCTGGTAGCTGGCTCATATATTGCTGGGATTGTGAATGCCACTATCCATACAGGGTTTGCATTTCGACTGTCCTTCTGTGGTCCCAACGTCATCAATCATTTTTATTGTGAGGGGCCCCCACTTTATGCCATTTCTTGCACGGACCCAACCATCAATGAGGTTATGATGTTTGTTGTGGTGGGCTTCAATTTGTTGATAACCAACCTGACCGTTCTTCTCTCCTACACTTACATCCTGGCCACCATCCTGAGAATGCACTCGGCTGCGGGCAGGTACAAAACCTTATCCACATGTGCTTCCCACCTGACAGCTGTGACTCTCTTCTATGGATCTGCTGCGTCTATGTACTCACGGCCTAGTTCCAGGCATTCCCAGAACCTCGACAAAGTGATCTCTGTGTTTTACACCGTGCTGACCCCCATGCTGAACCCcgtcatctacagcctgaggaacaaggaggtGAAGGGTGCCCTCGGGAGAGTGATAGATAGGAAACATTCATCTGAAAGATAA
- the LOC104149110 gene encoding olfactory receptor 5AR1-like isoform X2: protein MMMDEGNHTLIAEFVLSGFSEQLNVQVILFIVFLIVYMLTLLGNLGMIVLIRMDSRLHTPMYFFLSSLSFLDICYSSSVTPRLLKDLVAKRKVISYSACLTQFYFYATFATTECYLLAAMAYDRYMAICSPLLYTISMSSRVCALLVAGSYIAGIVNATIHTGFAFRLSFCGPNVINHFYCEGPPLYAISCTDPTINEVMMFVVVGFNLLITNLTVLLSYTYILATILRMHSAAGRYKTLSTCASHLTAVTLFYGSAASMYSRPSSRHSQNLDKVISVFYTVLTPMLNPVIYSLRNKEVKGALGRVIDRKHSSER, encoded by the coding sequence ATGATGATGGATGAAGGAAATCATACCCTCATTGCTGAATTTGTTCTCTCAGGATTCTCAGAGCAGCTGAATGTCCAGGTCATCCTCTTTATAGTGTTTTTAATCGTCTATATGCTCACTCTGTTAGGGAATCTGGGGATGATTGTGTTAATCCGAATGGATTCCCGGCTTCACACCCCAATGTACTTCTTCCTAAGCAGCTTATCCTTCTTAGACATCTGCTATTCTTCCTCAGTCACGCCCAGATTGCTCAAAGATCTTGTAGCAAAGAGGAAAGTCATTTCTTACTCTGCATGTCTTACACAATTTTATTTCTATGCTACCTTTGCCACCACTGAATGTTACCTCCTGGCTGCTATGGCATATGATCGTTACATGGCTATCTGTAGCCCGTTGCTCTATACAATCTCTATGTCCAGCAGAGTTTGTGCCCTGCTGGTAGCTGGCTCATATATTGCTGGGATTGTGAATGCCACTATCCATACAGGGTTTGCATTTCGACTGTCCTTCTGTGGTCCCAACGTCATCAATCATTTTTATTGTGAGGGGCCCCCACTTTATGCCATTTCTTGCACGGACCCAACCATCAATGAGGTTATGATGTTTGTTGTGGTGGGCTTCAATTTGTTGATAACCAACCTGACCGTTCTTCTCTCCTACACTTACATCCTGGCCACCATCCTGAGAATGCACTCGGCTGCGGGCAGGTACAAAACCTTATCCACATGTGCTTCCCACCTGACAGCTGTGACTCTCTTCTATGGATCTGCTGCGTCTATGTACTCACGGCCTAGTTCCAGGCATTCCCAGAACCTCGACAAAGTGATCTCTGTGTTTTACACCGTGCTGACCCCCATGCTGAACCCcgtcatctacagcctgaggaacaaggaggtGAAGGGTGCCCTCGGGAGAGTGATAGATAGGAAACATTCATCTGAAAGATAA
- the LOC104149123 gene encoding LOW QUALITY PROTEIN: olfactory receptor 9G19-like (The sequence of the model RefSeq protein was modified relative to this genomic sequence to represent the inferred CDS: inserted 4 bases in 2 codons; deleted 2 bases in 2 codons; substituted 1 base at 1 genomic stop codon) produces the protein MERNAEQNGSPSLSWCLQTLHCKYQITTMIPVSSLTGNITLVVLIYSIHSSILQGTFSFGKASFLDLQYSSIYAPRILASCVSEDKSISFAGCAAQFSAGLAYTECYPLVAMAYDHYXAISDPLLHATTMSKNLCVGLVAASCLSGFASSTIITSYTFTLSFCDASVISDLFCHLYPLVKLSCSDRELPRGLYFILASNVILLSTFVIASYASILAATLKIRLTEGQRKAFSTCATSTAAVTLYYGSTLFIYSQPSSSYILGRDKVVSVXYRXLTPVLNPLIYSLRNKDVKVALRRLVKRDSFLIKEN, from the exons ATGGAGAGGAATGCTGAACAAAATGGAAGCCCTTCTCTCAGCTGGTGTCTCCAGACCCTGCACTGCAAGTATCAAATAACCACTATGATCCCCGTCTCCAG CCTTACTGGAAACATCACCTTGGTTGTGTTAATATACAGCATTCACAGCTCCATACTCCAGGGTACTTTTTCGTTTGGAAAAGCGTCCTTTCTGGATCTCCAGTATTCCTCCATCTATGCCCCCAGGATCCTGGCAAGCTGTGTCTCTGAGGACAAGAGCATCTCCTTTGCTGGGTGTGCAGCTCAGTTCTCTGCTGGCTTGGCCTATACTGAGTGCTACCCGCTGGTAGCTATGGCCTATGACCATTA GGCCATCTCTGACCCACTGCTTCACGCCACCACCATGTCCAAGAACCTGTGCGTTGGGCTGGTGGCTGCCTCCTGTCTCAGTGGTTTTGCCAGTTCCACAATCATTACCAGCTACACGTTCACCCTCAGCTTCTGTGATGCCAGCGTCATCAGTGACCTCTTTTGCCACCTGTACCCACTAGTTAAGCTCTCCTGCAGTGACAGGGAGCTGCCACGTGGT CTGTATTTCATCTTGGCCTCCAATGTCATCCTCCTGTCCACGTTCGTCATTGCTTCCTACGCCTCCATCTTGGCTGCCACCCTGAAGATCCGCTTGACAGAGGGACAGCGCAAAGCCTTTTCCACCTGTGCCACC TCTACTGCAGCTGTCACCCTCTACTATGGCTCCACCCTCTTCATTTATTCACAGCCCAGCTCTTCCTACATCCTGGGGAGGGACAAGGTGGTCTCTGTGTAATACAG GCTGACCCCTGTGCTGAACCCCCTGATCTACAGCTTAAGAAACAAGGATGTGAAGGTTGCCCTGAGGAGACTAGTGAAGAGAGACAGtttcttaataaaagaaaattag
- the LOC104149124 gene encoding olfactory receptor 8U3-like has translation MADRNHTIVTEFILTGFTSRPDLQIPLFMVFLLIYVVTLLGNFGMIILIRTDSQLHTPMYFFLSHLAFVDLCYSSTITPKMLANFLSERRTITYHACAAQLCCFLTFMITECFLLAGMAYDRCVAICNPLRYRAIMSRRVCIQLVAGPYLYSFCVALFHTVITFCLNFCTSNTINHFYCDDLPLLALSCSNTYTKEMLIFAFASFNVISSLLVVLVSYLLIFSTILKIHSAQGRKKAFSTCASHLAAVTIFYGTLIFMYLQPSSHHSLDRDKVASLFYAVVIPMLNPLIYSLRNQEVKAALRKVVYKILVF, from the coding sequence ATGGCAGATAGGAATCACACCATAGTAACAGAGTTCATTCTCACTGGGTTCACCAGTCGTCCAGATCTTCAGATTCCTCTCTTCATGGTGTTTCTGCTAATCTACGTTGTCACTCTGCTGGGGAATTTTGGGATGATCATACTCATCAGGACTGACTCGCAGCTTCATACTCCAATGTATTTCTTCCTCAGCCACTTGGCTTTTGTGGACCTCTGCTACTCTTCAACCATCACACCCAAAATGCTGGCAAACTTCTTATCAGAGAGAAGAACAATTACTTACCATGCCTGTGCTGCACAGCTGTGTTGTTTTCTCACATTCATGATCACAGAGTGTTTCCTTCTGGCTGGGATGGCATATGATCGCTGTGTGGCCATCTGTAACCCACTCCGCTATAGGGCGATTATGTCCCGGCGTGTCTGTATCCAGCTGGTGGCTGGCCCTTACCTATATAGTTTCTGTGTTGCCTTGTTCCACACTGTAATTACATTTTGTTTGAATTTCTGCACTTCTAATACAATCAACCATTTCTACTGTGATGACCTCCCCTTATTAGCACTCTCTTGTTCCAACACCTACACCAAAGAAATGCTGATATTTGCCTTTGCCAGCTTTAACGTGATCTCCTCCCTTCTGGTTGTGCTTGTCTCCTACCTCCTCATCTTCTCTACCATTTTGAAGATCCACTCTGCTCAGGGCAGGAAGAAGGCTTTCAGCACCTGTGCCTCCCACCTGGCAGCTGTCACCATCTTCTACGGGACCCTGATTTTCATGTATTTACAGCCCAGCTCTCACCACTCACTGGACAGAGATAAGGTGGCCTCGCTGTTCTACGCGGTGGTGATCCCCAtgctgaaccccctcatctacagcctgcgGAACCAGGAGGTGAAGGCTGCCCTAAGGAAAGTTGTGTATAAAATATTGGTGTTTTAA
- the LOC104149126 gene encoding olfactory receptor 8U9-like: MIPANYTEVTEFILSGLTDCPDLQVPLFLVFLAMYAATLLGNFGMIVLIRMDLHLHIPMYYFLSHLAFVDICYSSVIIPKMLIHILEEEKTIGFSGCAAQLCCFVVFGIAECLLLAVMAYDRYVAICKPLLYPVIMCRQTCGWLVVGSYAVSMLHAVTHATFIFTFSFCQSNMINHYFCDIPPLIALSCSDTHTYKVVVFALVSINCLSTMTIIFVSYIYILPAILRICSPEGRRKAFSTCAPHLLVVTVFYGAILFMYLRPSSTYALAKDKVATLFYTVMTPMLNPLIYSLRNREVKVAVKRAVRRLQ; the protein is encoded by the coding sequence ATGATCCCTGCAAACTACACTGAAGTGACAGAGTTCATTCTCTCAGGGCTGACAGACTGCCCGGATCTGCAGGTCCCTCTTTTCTTAGTTTTCTTGGCGATGTACGCTGCCACGCTCTTGGGAAACTTTGGCATGATTGTATTAATCAGGATGGATCTTCACCTTCACATTCCCATGTATTATTTCCTCAGCCACCTGGCTTTTGTTGACATTTGCTATTCCTCTGTAATCATCCCCAAAATGCTGATCCACATCTTGGAAGAGGAGAAAACCATTGGTTTCTCAGGGTGCGCagcccagctgtgctgctttgtTGTCTTTGGGATCGCCGAGTGCCTTTTGCTGGCTGTCATGGCATATGACAGGTATGTGGCCATCTGTAAGCCCCTCCTGTACCCTGTCATCATGTGCAGGCAGACATGTGGATGGCTCGTAGTTGGTTCCTATGCAGTCAGCATGTTGCATGCAGTGACGCATGCCACTTTCatctttactttttccttctgtcagtCCAATATGATCAATCACTACTTCTGCGATATTCCCCCACTCATAGCTCTTTCCTGCTCTGACACCCACACCTACAAGGTTGTTGTCTTTGCTCTTGTCAGCATAAATTGTCTCAGCACAATGACAATCATCTTTGTCTCCTATATTTATATCCTTCCTGCCATCCTGAGGATCTGCTCTCCAGAGGGCAGGagaaaagccttctccacctgtgcCCCCCACCTATTGGTTGTCACTGTGTTTTATGGGGCGATTTTGTTCATGTACCTGCGCCCCAGCTCCACCTATGCATTGGCCAAGGACAAAGTGGCCACACTGTTTTACACAGTCATGACTCCCATGCTGAACCCCTtgatctacagcctgaggaacagggAGGTGAAGGTTGCTGTGAAAAGAGCAGTTCGGAGACTGCAATAA